A region from the Silene latifolia isolate original U9 population chromosome 7, ASM4854445v1, whole genome shotgun sequence genome encodes:
- the LOC141590254 gene encoding uncharacterized protein LOC141590254, with protein MLLLGFGQDWIECSPTPYGEIHFPTTQVHVLPAGVSDHPPLFVTVTDVHPPRKRFSYLNCWEAHEEYGIRVREAWDTPVRGNAMYSLFSKLKQVRQKLTVLHKHSYSRISEKVREAQQHLHDCHSCLQGNPLDPDLIVKERDLLHAYLVLKKAEHSSLLQRAKVQSIKFNDAPTSYYFSRIASRKHQGIIGKLKDRQGMDRDGVSAVNQAFVEYYQWLLGKHSPVDTSLIDILEGPRFPASGCEEICKDIDDKEIKIALFSIAPNKSPGQDGFSAQFFKTNWDIIKK; from the coding sequence ATGCTGTTACTAGGGTTTGGTCAAGATTGGATAGAGTGCTCTCCAACCCCTTATGGTGAAATTCATTTTCCTACTACTCAAGTTCATGTATTGCCAGCAGGGGTCTCTGATCATCCCCCTCTCTTTGTCACTGTTACTGATGTCCACCCCCCAAGGAAAAGATTCAGCTACTTGAATTGCTGGGAAGCTCATGAGGAGTATGGTATCAGGGTCAGGGAGGCTTGGGACACTCCTGTCAGAGGTAATGCTATGTATAGCTTGTTCTCTAAATTAAAACAAGTTAGGCAAAAGCTTACTGTGTTACATAAGCATTCATATTCTAGAATTTCTGAGAAAGTAAGGGAAGCTCAACAACATCTGCATGATTGTCATTCCTGTCTCCAGGGTAATCCTTTGGATCCTGACTTAATTGTTAAGGAGAGGGATTTATTACATGCTTATCTGGTTCTCAAGAAAGCTGAACATAGCTCTCTGCTTCAAAGAGCCAAGGTTCAGAGTATCAAATTCAATGATGCCCCTACTAGCTATTACTTCTCTAGAATTGCTTCTAGGAAGCACCAAGGTATTATTGGGAAGCTGAAGGATAGGCAAGGGATGGACAGGGATGGGGTGTCTGCTGTCAATCAGGCCTTTGTTGAATACTACCAGTGGTTATTAGGGAAGCATAGTCCTGTTGACACTTCTCTCATAGACATATTGGAAGGTCCTAGGTTTCCTGCCTCTGGATGTGAGGAGATCTGCAAGGATAttgatgacaaagaaatcaaGATTGCTCTCTTCTCAATAGCTCCTAACAAAAGTCCTGGGCAAGATGGGTTTTCAGCTCAATTTTTCAAAACTAATTGGGACATCATAAAAAAATGA